The Bacillus sp. Y1 genome includes the window CCATTCTTACTAGGTGTATTGGCAAAGGTTGGCCTAGTGATAGCTGGTTGGATGCTTTGGGTTAGAGGAAAGAGCAATGGAATGAAACTTACTGGTGGAATCTTACTAGCACTAGGAATACTTGCTCTATTACCTACTATTCTAGCCATTCCACTTCTTATTTTATTAGGTTACTTACTTTATAAGGGTGCAGTAATGAAAGACACAAATGTTCAAGAATTAATGACGGGAGAAGATTTAGTTGTACCGTCCTATACAAATAGAGATTTCCTTGATGAGTGGGAAAACAAAGTACGTAGGGAGGAAAAGTAAAAATGGGGATTTTTAAACGAATAAAAGATATCGCAACAGCAGATTTTAATGATGCTTTGGATCGATTAGAGGATCCAATTAGTATGCTCAAACAATATTTAAGAGAACTTGAGGGAGAGATTGGAAAAGCACAAAAGGCTCTCGCTCAGCAGCTGTATATTGAAAAGAAGTTTGAAGCAGTCATTGAATCAACGATTGACAGAGTCCAAAAAAGAGCAAGACAAGCTGAGTTAGCAGTCGAAAGAGGAGAAGATCAGATTGCTAGACTAGCGATAGAGGACAAGCTTCAACAAGAGAAAAAATTAAGATTGTATGAAGGACAGTACCACACAATTAAAAATCAAACGAATTTATTGTACGACGAACTCGATAAACTTAAAGAAAAATACGACGAATTACAGGATCGTAAACTGTTGCTCGTTTCTAGAATGACAGCGGCAAAGGTATCAAACGATATCTCACAAGTTCTTTCTTCGATTAATCCGGACCGAGCGGTAAAGGGGTTCATAAGAGTAGAGGAAGAGATACTTAAACTTGAAGCAAAGTCACAAGCAAATCAATATTTCAAAAAAGCGAATGCGGGAAGAATTGAGAATGTTCTTGGAACATATTCACATGAAGATGTAGAGAAGGAATTGGAGAAGCTAAAATCTTCAAGACTAGAAACTGTATAATTTGGGAGAGGGAGACGAGCTAATCGTCTCTTTTTCTTTTTCATAACTCTTTCATTGCTTGTTAATAGTTTTGTCACATTTACAGGTTAGTATTAGGAAGAGAAAACAAAGGAGAGGACAATTACAAA containing:
- a CDS encoding PspA/IM30 family protein, whose product is MGIFKRIKDIATADFNDALDRLEDPISMLKQYLRELEGEIGKAQKALAQQLYIEKKFEAVIESTIDRVQKRARQAELAVERGEDQIARLAIEDKLQQEKKLRLYEGQYHTIKNQTNLLYDELDKLKEKYDELQDRKLLLVSRMTAAKVSNDISQVLSSINPDRAVKGFIRVEEEILKLEAKSQANQYFKKANAGRIENVLGTYSHEDVEKELEKLKSSRLETV